The Verrucomicrobiia bacterium genome segment GATGACCACCGGCCATGCGCAGGCGGCGGTTGACTACGGGGCCGCCCACGGCGCGCTGGCGATGACCACTCCCGGAGACACCAGCATGGCGAACCTCGCCGAGGTTGAGAAGTTGGTGAGGGGCGGCGGGGCGCGCGTGCAGCGTTGACGTTTTCGCGCCGGCATTGCGCCTTGGTTGGAGGAGACGACTTGCGCTGCGCTGGCAGTTGAGGCCGGCGCCACGAACAAATTTCAACTTCACGCGGCGGCGCGCTTTTCCATTTCCGGCGGCGCGTAAAGAAAGCAACCGCAATGCGGGCAGCTGTGAATTTGTTCTGTGGCCCAGTGGATGTGGAGCACTTGCGAAGGGGTCAGCTTAAGGTGGCAATTCCCGCAGGCCCCGGATTCGGTGAGGGCTGCGACGGGCGAGCGGCCGTGGTGAAGCAGATGTTCAAAGTGCCGCCGCAGGTCGGCGGGCAGCCGGTGCCGGACCTTTTTGATTTCCGCTTCCTGAATCCGCTGCAACCGGCGCGGCACGGCGGGTTGCCGGAGCAGGGCTTGCAGTTGAAGCATGTTTTGCAGCGCCTT includes the following:
- a CDS encoding C4-type zinc ribbon domain-containing protein — encoded protein: MLQLQALLRQPAVPRRLQRIQEAEIKKVRHRLPADLRRHFEHLLHHGRSPVAALTESGACGNCHLKLTPSQVLHIHWATEQIHSCPHCGCFLYAPPEMEKRAAA